One window from the genome of Streptomyces sp. NBC_00287 encodes:
- a CDS encoding LLM class flavin-dependent oxidoreductase — protein sequence MEFGLFVQGYVGKRAETDPLAEHKALMEETEYVIAADRAGFKYAWASEHHFLEEYSHLSANDVFLGYLAHATERIHLGSGIFNPLAQVNHPVKVAEKVAMLDHLSENRFEFGSGRGAGSHEILGFLPGITDMNYTKEIWEETIAEFPKMWLQDEYVGFQGKHWSLPPRKVLPKPYGKSHPAMWYAAGSPPSYSMAAKKGLGVLGFSVQKVSDMEWVLEQYKTAIVDAEPIGDFVNDNVMVTTTAICAPTHEEAVRIAVSGGLHYLPSLVFRYHDTFPRPEGFPVWPETLPEYTAEFVEVLIEEELVICGDPDEVLRQCKRWEQAGADQLSFGLPVGVPKEETLQTIRLIGEHVIPKIDTDPVHRTTRFRRGV from the coding sequence TTGGAATTCGGGCTCTTTGTACAGGGATACGTGGGCAAGCGCGCAGAGACCGATCCGCTCGCCGAGCACAAGGCGCTGATGGAGGAGACCGAGTATGTGATCGCGGCGGACCGGGCCGGGTTCAAGTACGCCTGGGCGTCCGAGCATCACTTCCTGGAGGAGTACTCGCATCTGTCGGCGAACGATGTCTTCCTCGGGTACCTCGCGCACGCCACCGAGCGGATCCATCTCGGCTCCGGGATCTTCAATCCCCTCGCCCAGGTCAACCACCCCGTGAAGGTCGCCGAGAAGGTGGCCATGCTCGACCATCTCTCCGAGAACCGCTTCGAGTTCGGCAGCGGGCGGGGTGCCGGGTCGCACGAGATCCTCGGGTTCCTGCCCGGCATCACGGACATGAACTACACCAAGGAGATCTGGGAAGAGACCATCGCCGAGTTCCCGAAGATGTGGCTCCAGGACGAGTACGTCGGGTTCCAGGGCAAGCACTGGTCGCTGCCGCCGCGGAAGGTGCTGCCCAAGCCGTACGGGAAGTCCCACCCCGCGATGTGGTACGCCGCCGGGTCGCCTCCGTCGTACTCCATGGCCGCGAAGAAGGGGCTCGGGGTGCTGGGGTTCAGTGTGCAGAAGGTCTCCGACATGGAGTGGGTGCTGGAGCAGTACAAGACGGCGATCGTGGATGCGGAGCCGATCGGGGACTTCGTCAACGACAACGTGATGGTGACGACGACGGCGATCTGTGCGCCTACGCATGAGGAGGCTGTGCGGATCGCTGTGAGCGGGGGGCTGCACTATCTGCCCTCGCTGGTCTTTCGGTACCACGACACGTTTCCTCGGCCTGAGGGGTTTCCGGTGTGGCCGGAGACGTTGCCCGAGTACACGGCGGAGTTTGTCGAGGTGCTCATCGAGGAGGAACTCGTCATCTGTGGGGATCCGGATGAGGTGCTTCGGCAGTGCAAGCGGTGGGAGCAGGCCGGGGCCGATCAGTTGAGCTTTGGGTTGCCTGTGGGGGTGCCGAAGGAGGAGACCTTGCAGACGATTCGGCTCATTGGGGAGCACGTGATTCCGAAGATCGATACGGATCCTGTGCATCGGACTACGCGGTTCCGGAGGGGTGTCTGA
- a CDS encoding SDR family NAD(P)-dependent oxidoreductase has protein sequence MGKLDGRVVIVTGAARGQGEQEARLFREEGASVVVADVLDDQGEALAKEIGALYVHLDVGEEEQWQGAVRRTKEAYGRIDGLVNNAGILRFNALVDTPLDEFMQVVRVNQVGCFLGVRTVAPEMEDGGTIVNTASYTGVTGMAAVGAYAASKHAIVGLTRVAALELAPRGIRVNAVCPGAIDTAMSNPAQLDPAADAEETARALDGLYRKLVPLGRIGRPEEVARLALFLTSEDSSYITGQPLVIDGGWLAGVSVI, from the coding sequence ATGGGCAAGCTGGACGGACGTGTCGTCATCGTCACCGGCGCGGCGCGCGGACAGGGGGAGCAGGAGGCGCGGCTGTTCCGGGAGGAAGGGGCGTCGGTCGTCGTCGCGGATGTGCTCGACGACCAGGGGGAGGCGCTCGCCAAGGAGATCGGGGCGCTGTACGTCCACCTGGATGTGGGGGAGGAGGAGCAGTGGCAGGGGGCCGTACGGCGGACCAAGGAGGCGTACGGCCGGATCGACGGGCTCGTCAACAACGCCGGCATCCTGCGCTTCAACGCCCTCGTGGACACGCCCCTCGACGAGTTCATGCAGGTCGTGCGGGTCAATCAGGTCGGCTGCTTCCTGGGCGTCCGGACCGTCGCGCCCGAGATGGAGGACGGCGGCACGATCGTCAACACCGCCTCCTACACCGGGGTGACCGGGATGGCGGCCGTCGGGGCGTACGCGGCGAGCAAGCACGCGATCGTCGGGCTCACCCGGGTCGCCGCGCTGGAGCTGGCTCCCCGGGGGATCCGGGTCAACGCCGTCTGCCCCGGCGCGATCGACACCGCGATGTCCAACCCGGCACAGCTGGACCCGGCCGCGGACGCGGAGGAGACGGCGCGGGCGCTGGACGGGCTGTACCGCAAGCTCGTACCGCTCGGGCGGATCGGGCGGCCGGAGGAGGTGGCCCGGCTCGCCCTCTTCCTGACCTCGGAGGACTCCTCGTACATCACCGGGCAGCCGTTGGTGATCGACGGCGGGTGGCTGGCCGGAGTCTCCGTTATCTGA
- a CDS encoding TIGR03619 family F420-dependent LLM class oxidoreductase — translation MYGMQLPVQSQSTLYAEPWEAAAGPEDLVEVARAADRAGFDYIATCDHVAIPRRLAPAMSTVWYDPVATLAHLAAATERVRLLSHVAVVGLRHPLLTAKQYATLDHLSGGRLLLGVGAGHVEEEFTALGADFRHRGAVLDETIDALRAALGPEEFPEHHGKLYDFEGLGQLPRPAQAHVPIWVGGSSPAAVRRAALKGDGWLPQGDPRDRLPQQIARLRQLREGIQGPFTIGAIAEPLYIGTPAWHVGRRTLTGGPEELAESLRAYRAMGVDQIQVRFRSRSRSELIDQIAAFGADIGPHL, via the coding sequence ATGTACGGAATGCAGCTCCCGGTCCAGTCCCAGAGCACCCTCTACGCCGAGCCCTGGGAGGCCGCCGCCGGGCCCGAGGACCTCGTCGAAGTAGCCCGCGCAGCAGACCGCGCCGGCTTCGACTACATCGCCACCTGCGACCACGTCGCCATCCCCCGCCGCCTCGCCCCCGCGATGAGCACGGTCTGGTACGACCCCGTAGCCACCCTCGCCCACCTCGCCGCCGCCACCGAGCGCGTACGGCTGCTCAGTCATGTCGCCGTGGTCGGCCTGCGCCACCCCCTCCTCACCGCCAAGCAGTACGCCACCCTCGACCACCTCTCCGGCGGACGCCTGCTCCTCGGGGTGGGCGCCGGACATGTGGAGGAGGAGTTCACGGCGCTCGGGGCGGACTTCCGGCACCGGGGCGCCGTACTCGACGAGACCATCGACGCGTTGCGTGCCGCGCTCGGCCCTGAGGAGTTCCCCGAGCACCACGGCAAGCTGTACGACTTCGAAGGCCTCGGCCAGCTCCCCAGGCCCGCGCAGGCGCACGTCCCGATCTGGGTCGGCGGCTCCTCGCCCGCCGCTGTACGCCGGGCCGCCCTCAAGGGGGACGGCTGGCTTCCGCAGGGGGATCCTCGGGACCGGCTGCCCCAGCAGATCGCCCGGCTCCGGCAACTCCGCGAAGGAATCCAGGGCCCCTTCACCATCGGCGCCATCGCCGAACCCCTCTACATCGGCACCCCGGCCTGGCACGTCGGCCGCCGCACGCTCACCGGCGGCCCGGAGGAACTCGCCGAGTCGCTGCGGGCGTACCGGGCGATGGGCGTGGACCAGATCCAGGTGCGGTTCCGCAGCCGGAGCCGTAGCGAACTCATCGACCAGATCGCGGCGTTCGGCGCCGACATAGGACCCCACCTGTGA
- a CDS encoding amidohydrolase family protein, with the protein METNPSFPLIISVDDHTVEPPQVWQDRLPKKYLDIGPRTVRAPLKEMTFLGGRFKPVMGEKGDDGPIGDWWVYEDLQRPLTRLDTAVGYSRDEIKLEVITYEQMRKGSYDVPSRLADMDVNHVQSALCFPTFPRFCGQTFTEAQDHELGLLCVQAYNDWMVEEWCGPQARGRLIPLTLIPLWDAELAAAEVRRNAARGVRAVAFSEIPPHLGLPSVHTDDWDPFLAACDETGTVVAMHIGSSSRMPSTSADAPPAVGSTITFANCCFSMVDWLMSGKFERFPNLKVMYAEGQIGWIPYILERADVVWEENRGWGGVADKVHRPPSELFADHVYGCFFDDAFGLRNLDAIGVGNVLYETDYPHSDSTWPKSREVGEAQMGHLDADVVERIVRRNAIDLLGLTDDGLWPGARET; encoded by the coding sequence ATGGAGACCAATCCGAGCTTCCCGCTGATCATCTCCGTCGACGACCACACCGTGGAGCCCCCGCAGGTGTGGCAGGACCGGCTCCCGAAGAAGTACCTCGACATCGGGCCCCGCACAGTCCGCGCCCCGCTGAAGGAAATGACCTTCCTCGGCGGCCGGTTCAAGCCCGTCATGGGCGAAAAGGGCGATGACGGCCCTATCGGCGACTGGTGGGTCTACGAGGACCTCCAGCGGCCCCTCACCCGCCTGGACACGGCAGTCGGCTACAGCAGGGACGAGATCAAGCTCGAGGTCATCACCTACGAGCAGATGCGCAAGGGCTCGTACGACGTCCCCTCCCGCCTCGCCGACATGGACGTCAACCACGTCCAGTCGGCCCTCTGCTTCCCCACCTTCCCCCGTTTCTGCGGCCAGACCTTCACGGAAGCCCAGGATCATGAGCTGGGGCTGCTGTGCGTCCAGGCCTACAACGACTGGATGGTGGAGGAGTGGTGCGGGCCCCAGGCGCGGGGGCGGCTCATACCGCTCACCCTCATCCCGCTGTGGGACGCCGAGCTGGCCGCGGCGGAGGTACGGCGGAACGCCGCCCGTGGCGTCCGAGCCGTCGCCTTCTCCGAGATACCTCCGCATCTCGGACTCCCCTCCGTCCACACCGACGACTGGGACCCCTTCCTCGCCGCCTGCGACGAGACCGGCACGGTCGTCGCCATGCACATCGGCTCCAGCAGCCGGATGCCCTCCACGAGCGCCGACGCGCCGCCCGCCGTCGGCTCCACCATCACCTTCGCCAACTGCTGCTTCTCCATGGTGGATTGGCTGATGAGCGGGAAGTTCGAGCGCTTCCCGAATCTCAAGGTCATGTATGCCGAGGGGCAGATCGGGTGGATTCCGTACATTCTCGAGCGCGCCGATGTGGTGTGGGAGGAGAACCGGGGGTGGGGTGGGGTCGCCGACAAGGTGCACCGGCCACCGTCCGAGCTGTTCGCCGACCATGTCTACGGCTGCTTCTTCGACGACGCCTTCGGGCTGCGCAACCTCGACGCCATCGGCGTCGGCAATGTGCTCTACGAGACCGACTACCCGCACTCCGACTCGACGTGGCCCAAGTCGAGGGAGGTCGGCGAGGCCCAGATGGGGCACTTGGACGCGGACGTGGTCGAGCGGATCGTACGGCGTAATGCCATTGACCTGCTGGGGCTCACGGACGACGGGCTGTGGCCCGGCGCCCGTGAGACGTGA
- a CDS encoding AfsR/SARP family transcriptional regulator codes for MDGVPRVPEQRRGGRDGSSEPAALRFSVLGPVRAWREEELLNTGSPQQRALLAALLLREGRTATAAELIDALWGEEPPSQALAALRTYASRLRKILDPGVLVSESGGYAIRGLGDGALDLSMAQELATEAEKGRGAGDLCHAREVLNRALALWDGEPLAGVPGPYAEAQRVRLEEWRLQLLESRLDMDLEQGCHAEAVSELTALTAAHPLRERLRELLMLALYRSGRQAEALAVYADTRRLLADELGVDPRPGLKELQQRILRADPGLAEPSAPLAEPSPVPVRPAQLPATVPDFTGRSSFVSELSEVLASAEGRVMAVSALAGIGGVGKTTLAVHVAHQSRSAFPDGQLYVDLQGAGARAADPETVLGSFLRALGTADSAIPDSLEERAALYRSVLDGRRVLVLLDNARDAAQVRPLLPGTSGCAALVTSRVRMVDLAGAHLVDLDVMSPEEALSLFTKIVGEERVASEREAALDVVAACGFLPLAIRIAASRLAARRTWTVSVLAAKLADERRRLDELQAGDLAVKATFELGYGQLEPAQARAFRLLGLADGPDISLAAAAAVLDLPAEKTEDLLESLVDTSLLESAAPGRYRFHDLVRLYARACAERDEQPPSERDAALCRLLDFYLSTAAGVYAIERPGDRLVDHLHPTGAVGLTFPDRQAARDWLYSEAVPLLACVRQSAEGSTLRRAVDLLWASVDLAESGANSKEYEVAATVLRDAARAEGDVRAEGRASVVLSNARLFSGLFDRAYPEAQEAIQLAETTDDPLPSSWAANILGSIAFYQNRYMDAERFFSQAIDKFRGCGDVAGSASPLCNLSRLHLATGRADTAVALARQGTDIYQSLGHTLRGANGRYALGMALAKTGQHSEATEQLDEALRVFRDSRQRLWEGMTLCRLAEVDLEARKPAQASSNAEMALTVLRGIGGDWRRGHVLTVLGKALNGIGHSGRAQVCWREALEIYERLDSPEAAEVRGLLTPVAA; via the coding sequence ATGGACGGTGTACCGCGGGTGCCGGAGCAGAGGCGTGGCGGCCGTGACGGCTCATCCGAGCCGGCGGCGCTGCGCTTCAGCGTGCTCGGCCCGGTGCGCGCCTGGCGCGAGGAGGAGCTGCTCAACACCGGCTCGCCCCAGCAACGCGCCCTGCTCGCGGCCCTGCTGCTGCGAGAGGGCCGTACGGCGACGGCGGCGGAGCTGATCGACGCGCTGTGGGGCGAGGAACCGCCCTCGCAGGCCCTGGCGGCGCTACGGACGTACGCGTCCCGGCTGCGCAAGATCCTGGACCCCGGGGTCCTGGTGAGCGAGTCGGGCGGCTATGCGATCCGGGGCCTGGGCGACGGCGCGCTGGACCTGTCGATGGCGCAGGAACTGGCGACGGAGGCGGAGAAGGGGCGTGGGGCGGGGGACCTGTGCCATGCGCGAGAGGTCCTGAACCGCGCACTGGCCCTGTGGGACGGGGAGCCCCTGGCCGGAGTCCCCGGCCCCTACGCCGAAGCCCAACGGGTCCGCCTGGAGGAATGGCGGCTCCAGCTCCTGGAGTCCCGTCTGGACATGGACCTGGAACAGGGCTGCCACGCGGAGGCGGTCTCGGAACTGACGGCCCTGACGGCGGCGCATCCGCTCCGGGAACGTCTGCGTGAGCTGCTGATGCTGGCCCTGTACCGCAGCGGGCGCCAGGCGGAGGCGCTGGCGGTGTACGCGGACACGCGGCGCCTGCTGGCCGACGAACTGGGCGTGGACCCGCGGCCGGGGCTGAAGGAGCTCCAGCAGCGCATCCTGCGGGCGGACCCGGGCCTGGCGGAACCGTCGGCCCCGCTGGCGGAGCCTTCACCGGTCCCGGTGCGCCCGGCCCAGCTCCCTGCCACGGTCCCGGACTTCACGGGCCGCTCGTCCTTCGTGTCGGAGCTGAGCGAGGTGCTGGCGTCGGCGGAGGGCCGGGTGATGGCGGTGTCGGCGCTGGCCGGGATCGGCGGCGTGGGGAAGACAACGCTGGCGGTCCATGTGGCCCACCAGTCCCGGTCGGCCTTCCCGGACGGCCAGCTGTACGTGGACCTCCAGGGCGCGGGCGCGAGGGCGGCGGACCCGGAGACAGTACTCGGCTCGTTCCTACGGGCCCTCGGCACGGCGGACTCGGCGATCCCGGACTCCCTGGAGGAGCGGGCGGCGCTGTACCGCTCGGTGCTGGACGGTCGGCGGGTCCTGGTACTGCTGGACAACGCGAGGGACGCGGCGCAGGTACGTCCGCTGCTGCCCGGCACCTCGGGCTGCGCGGCGCTGGTGACGTCGCGGGTCCGGATGGTGGACCTGGCCGGGGCCCACTTGGTCGACCTGGACGTGATGTCCCCCGAGGAGGCCCTCTCCCTGTTCACGAAGATCGTGGGCGAGGAACGGGTCGCCTCGGAACGGGAAGCGGCGCTGGATGTGGTGGCGGCGTGCGGCTTCCTGCCGTTGGCGATCAGGATTGCAGCATCGAGGCTGGCAGCCCGCCGCACCTGGACGGTCTCGGTACTGGCGGCAAAGCTCGCGGACGAGCGGCGGCGGCTGGACGAACTCCAGGCCGGCGACCTGGCGGTGAAGGCGACCTTCGAGCTGGGGTACGGGCAGCTGGAACCGGCCCAGGCCCGGGCATTCCGCCTGCTGGGCCTGGCGGACGGCCCGGATATCTCACTGGCTGCGGCTGCGGCGGTACTGGATCTTCCGGCGGAGAAGACGGAGGACTTGCTGGAGTCACTGGTGGACACGTCGCTGTTGGAGTCTGCGGCGCCCGGGCGGTATCGGTTCCATGATCTGGTTCGGCTCTACGCGCGTGCTTGTGCGGAGCGGGACGAACAGCCGCCCAGCGAGCGGGATGCGGCGCTGTGCCGACTCCTGGACTTCTACCTGAGCACCGCGGCCGGCGTCTACGCGATCGAGCGCCCCGGAGACCGACTGGTGGACCACCTCCACCCCACAGGGGCGGTGGGCCTGACCTTCCCCGACCGCCAGGCCGCACGGGACTGGCTGTACTCCGAGGCGGTACCGCTGCTCGCCTGTGTCCGGCAGTCCGCCGAGGGCAGCACCCTGCGGCGGGCGGTCGATCTCCTGTGGGCCTCCGTCGATCTGGCGGAGTCGGGGGCCAACTCGAAGGAGTACGAGGTGGCTGCCACGGTGCTGCGGGACGCCGCGCGGGCCGAGGGTGACGTACGTGCCGAGGGTCGCGCCTCGGTCGTGCTGAGCAACGCACGTCTGTTCTCGGGCCTGTTCGACCGGGCGTATCCGGAGGCGCAGGAGGCGATCCAGCTCGCCGAGACGACCGACGACCCGCTGCCGTCGAGCTGGGCGGCGAACATCCTGGGGAGCATCGCGTTCTACCAGAACCGCTACATGGACGCCGAGCGGTTCTTCAGCCAGGCCATCGACAAGTTCCGGGGCTGCGGCGACGTCGCGGGGTCCGCCAGCCCGCTGTGCAACCTGTCCCGCCTGCACCTCGCCACCGGGCGTGCCGACACCGCGGTGGCGCTGGCCCGCCAAGGGACCGACATCTACCAGTCGTTGGGCCACACCCTGCGGGGCGCGAACGGCCGCTACGCCCTCGGGATGGCGCTGGCCAAGACGGGACAGCACAGCGAGGCGACGGAGCAACTGGACGAGGCGCTCCGGGTCTTCCGTGACAGCCGACAGCGCCTGTGGGAAGGGATGACGCTGTGCCGGCTCGCGGAGGTAGACCTGGAGGCGCGTAAGCCGGCCCAGGCGTCGAGCAACGCCGAGATGGCACTCACGGTGCTGCGCGGCATCGGCGGCGACTGGCGCCGAGGGCACGTGCTGACCGTCTTGGGCAAGGCGCTGAACGGCATCGGGCACTCCGGCCGCGCACAGGTCTGCTGGCGCGAAGCCCTGGAGATCTACGAGCGGTTGGACTCGCCGGAGGCCGCCGAGGTGAGGGGACTGCTCACCCCGGTCGCCGCCTGA
- a CDS encoding DUF5701 family protein encodes MLLPGLNLQAERLIELGVHDIAGMTAEEVRAFAEGAEAAEGALLAVHPDRAPASALTPLLDRDGKPGFVVTDMPDVDEFTPYEVELPQAPLYLVTGIDRGDHMANWSPEEALPALKKESRTPLVLTEGIHWILQQPAVLERNHCFMTIGSRLPKPNGTFDARTPAIWISNGTGRDGRERRNAPKVGWCWWGNRHTWLGFGSAEGRRSV; translated from the coding sequence TTGCTGCTGCCGGGGCTGAACCTTCAGGCGGAACGTCTGATCGAGCTGGGTGTGCACGACATCGCGGGGATGACCGCGGAGGAGGTGCGGGCCTTTGCCGAGGGTGCCGAGGCGGCGGAGGGCGCCTTGCTGGCGGTCCATCCGGACCGCGCCCCCGCGTCGGCGCTGACCCCGCTCCTGGATCGCGACGGCAAGCCGGGCTTCGTCGTCACGGACATGCCGGACGTGGACGAGTTCACCCCGTACGAGGTGGAGCTGCCTCAGGCCCCGCTCTACCTGGTCACCGGCATCGACCGAGGCGACCACATGGCGAACTGGAGTCCGGAGGAGGCGCTGCCCGCGCTGAAGAAGGAGTCCCGAACCCCCTTGGTCCTCACCGAGGGCATCCACTGGATCCTCCAGCAACCGGCGGTCCTGGAGCGCAACCACTGCTTCATGACCATCGGCTCCCGCCTCCCCAAACCCAACGGCACCTTCGACGCCCGCACCCCGGCCATCTGGATCAGCAACGGCACGGGTCGGGACGGCCGGGAACGCCGTAATGCTCCGAAGGTCGGGTGGTGCTGGTGGGGGAACCGGCATACGTGGCTGGGGTTCGGGTCGGCGGAGGGGCGTCGGAGCGTGTGA
- a CDS encoding phospholipase — MHRRLGTALATSALTIVTVVATATAADAAPADKPQVLSSWTQTSSSSYNLWAAARANQGAWAAYGFDWSTDYCSSSPDNPFGFPFQMSCARHDFGYRNYKAAGTFSANKSRLDSAFYEDLKRVCNNYGGATKTACNSTAWTYYQAVRAFG; from the coding sequence ATGCACCGCAGACTCGGTACCGCACTTGCAACCTCGGCCCTCACGATCGTCACCGTCGTCGCCACCGCGACCGCGGCCGACGCCGCTCCCGCCGACAAGCCCCAGGTCCTTTCCAGTTGGACCCAGACCAGCTCGAGCAGCTACAACCTCTGGGCCGCCGCCCGGGCCAACCAGGGCGCCTGGGCCGCCTACGGGTTCGACTGGTCCACCGACTACTGCTCCTCCTCGCCGGACAACCCCTTCGGCTTCCCGTTCCAGATGTCCTGCGCCCGCCACGACTTCGGCTACCGCAACTACAAGGCGGCCGGCACGTTCAGCGCCAACAAGTCCCGCCTCGACAGCGCCTTCTACGAGGACCTCAAGCGCGTCTGCAACAACTACGGCGGCGCCACCAAGACCGCCTGCAACAGCACCGCCTGGACGTACTACCAGGCCGTTCGCGCCTTCGGATAG